AGGGAGAGTTCACCCACGACGGCGACCGGTGCACCTTCGAGACCCTGCTCAGCCGGTTTGCGATCCGCGATCCTGCGCTGCGGGCGATCGCCGAGATCGTCCACGACATCGATCTCAAGGATGCAAAGTTCGGCCGCGATGAGGCGCCGGGCATCGAACGCGTGCTGGCGGGCATCGCCGCCGACAACCGCGCCGACGAGGCCCGGCTCGAACGCGGGTCGCTCCTCTTCGACGAGCTCTATGCCGCGTACACGGCGCGGTGACGTCGTTAGGCGCGCCGGACTCGGCCAGCGCTTGACAAATTGTGCTTGCAGTACGCCTCGTCATCGACGAGGCCGCTTGCTCCGCGCGCGACGGCGTTCCGTTGCCGCAATCGCGTATGCTTGGCTCGACACTCGCGCCACCGAAGCAAGCCGCCCGGCTTTCGACCGCGATACGGACGGGTCGTCACGCCGATCATGCAACGACACCCGGTGACTCTTCAAGCCCTTTATGTGTCAATCCGTTTATGTTCCCCCGTCGAGCCGAAGGTGCCTGTCGCCGTGTAGGCGCGCGGAGTCCGAGGCAGTGCGATGCCGTGCGTCGCTTGTCGGCGATTTCTCCCGTGGCCAGCGCGTTAGGCAGATGCCCTGCGCGTCATCTGGACGGGGAGGCTGATGCAGTCATGGTCACGGAGGTCGTTAGGGATGAGTCTACGACATCGGTCACACGCCAATAGCGCGCCCGTGGCGCCGCTTTCCATACGGAGAATGAGTTCCCGCCCGATCACACTCGATGACCTCCGGCGTTTTGCCATCGGCCGGAGCCTGTTTGCGCCGACGACGCTCGAGCGCGCCCTCACTCGCTTTGGGTACGTGCAGGCCGACCCGATTCGGGCACCCGCCCGCGCGCAGGATCTGATCCTCCGCCACCGCGTCACCGGCTACCGCACAGGCGATCTCGAACGGCTCTATCCCACCCTCGGCGTCGAGGAAGACTTCTTCCTCGCCTATGGTTTCGTGACCAGGTCCATCGAGTCGCTCATGCACCCGCGCTCGATTCGTGGTGTGCCTGTCACTCCCGGCGTGCCATGGTCCCGTGCCCGGCGAGCGCAAGCGGAGCGGCTGCTCGAGTTCGTCCGCGAGCGCGGGTGCGTCCATCCGCGGGAAGTGGCCGCGCACTTTTCGCCGCGTTCCGTTAGGAACTACTGGGGCGGGTCGTCCAACGCCACGACCGCCTTGCTCGCCGGCATGCACTACCGCGGCATGCTGCGCATCCAGCGCCGCGACGCGGGCATTCGCGTGTATGCGCCGCACGAGCATGGGGAAGAACCCGTGGCTGCGGGAGCGATTCGCGAGCGCGTGGACGCGCTGGCGCGAGCGGCGGTCGCGATCTATGCGCCGCTCACGACCAAAGGCCTAACGCAACTGGTGCGCCGGCTCCGGTATGCCGTCCCGCAGTGGCGCAACCAGTTGACGGGCGCCCTCGAACGCGCAACGCACCAGCTCGCGCACACGCGCGTGGACGGTGTCGAGTGGTACTGGCCGCCGGACGAGCATCCGGACCACCAGCCGGTGGCGGACACGGTGCGCGTGCTCGCGCCCTTCGATCCTGTGGTGTGGGACCGCGACCGGTTCGAGCTGTTATGGGGTTGGGCATACCGTTTCGAGGCCTACGTGCCGGCGCCCGAGCGGAAATTAGGCTACTATGCGTTGCCGCTGCAGTGGCGCGACCGGCTGATCGGCTGGGGCAATGTGTCGGTGCCTAACGGCATCCTCGAGTCGCAGATTCGCTTTGTGGGGGCGCGCGCGCCGCGCGACGCGGCATTCGCGCGGGAGCTCGACGCCGAGCTCGACCGCATGCGTGCGTTTCTCGGTGTCGCTGGATGACTGCCTGCACCTTGCAAACGTACCGCCGGCGTGTAATCAGAAACTCGGACGCGGTCTCCTGTCTTTTTCTTGTTGCCCTGTCCGTCGTGTCCGTGCTTTGTCCGCGTCTTCATGAGCGTAGATGCCGGCGTTGGCTCGGACGGATATCGCTCACCATCGGTCGCGTGCGCGCGCGGCCAATGTCAATCCTGAAACGATCCGCTGTCTTGCAGCATTTCGCAGCCGATGCCCGCCGCGGCGCAGGGTGATGCACGTGGATCCACACCATTCCGCCGCCCGAGCAGGCCATGACACACACGCCGGCCATTCGGTCGCGATGTTCCGGCGAAAATTCTGGATCGCCCTCATCCTCACGATCCCGGCCGCGATCTGGGGCGAGATGTTTGCGCACGCGTGGGGCGTCGCGCCGCCCGCGTTCCCGGGATCCCGTTTCATTCCGTTAGTCTTCGGCACCGCCGTGTTCGTCTACGGCGGTTGGGTGTTCCTCCAGGGCGCCTGGCGCGAGCTCGTGGACCGCCGCCCGGGCATGATGACGCTCATCTCGCTCGCTATCGTGGTGGCGTTCGCCTACAGTGTGGCCGTCACATTCGGAGCCCGCGGCGCGTCGCTCTGGTGGGAACTGTCGTCGCTCATCACGATCATGCTCCTCGGCCACTGGATGGAGATGCGTTCCATTTCGCGGGCCCAGGGCGCGCTCACCGAGCTGGTGAAGCTCCTGCCCAACACCGCGACGCGTCTCACGGATGCAGGCCTAACGGAAGACGTGCCGATCGGCGCACTGCGCGATGGCGATGTGGTCCTCGTGCGCCCCGGCGCGGCGATCCCCGCCGACGGCACGGTGCGCGAGGGACGAAGCTTCGTCAACGAATCGATGCTCACCGGCGAATCCAAACCGGTTGCCAAAAACCCCGGGAGCAGCGTGATCGCCGGTACCGTCAACGGCGATGGATCGCTTCGCGTTGACGTCACGCGCACGGGCGATCGCACGGCCCTCGCGGGTATCATGCGTCTCGTTGCCGACGCCCAGGCATCGCGCTCCCGCGCACAGGTGTTGGCCGACCGCGCCGCCCTCTGGCTCACAATCGGCGCGCTCGCGAGCGCGGCCATCACGGCCGCCGCGTGGGTCGCCGCGGGCGCGCCGGGCTCGTTCGTCGTCGAACGCGTGGTGACTGTGCTCGTGATCGCGTGTCCGCACGCGCTCGGCCTCGCGGTGCCGCTCGTCGTCGCGCTCTCCACCACCGTCGCCGCGCGCAACGGACTCCTCGTGCGTGACCGGCGCGGCCTCGAGCAAGCCCGCCTGGTGACGACGGCGGTGTTCGACAAGACCGGAACGCTGACGCTGGGACAGCACCGCGTCGTGGGAGTTCAGACCGACGGGTTGACGGAAAACGACGCGCTCCGCCTCGCGGCGGCGGTCGAACAGGACTCGGAGCACCCGGTTGGGCGCGCCGTGCTGGCCACGGCGACGGACCGCGCGCTCGCCCTGCCCCGCGCGGCGGACTTCCGCGCGATTCCCGGGTTAGGCGTCGAAGCAACCGTGGATGGCCGCACGGTGACCGTGGGCGGGCCTAACCTGATCCGCGAACGCAGCCTGAAACCGGCACCGGAGATGCTCGCCTTTGCGTCTAACGCCGCCGCGCGCGGCCAGAGCGTGCTCTACCTGATCGACGGCCGGACCGTTCGCGCCGCGTTCATCGTGTCCGATGCCGTGCGCCCGGAATCGCGCGAGGCCGTCCAACTGCTGCGCGACGCCGGCATCGACGTGGCGATGGTCACCGGCGACAGCCGCGCCGCCGCCGAGTCGGTTGCGCGCGACCTCGGGATCGACAGAGTGTTTGCCGAGGTGTTGCCCGCGCAGAAGGTCGCCGCGATTAAGCGACTCCAGCGCGATGGAAAGCGAGTGGCAATGGTCGGCGACGGCGTCAACGACGCACCGGCGCTTGCGACGGCCGACGTCGGCATTGCAATCGGCGCCGGCACCAACGTCGCCGTGGAGGCAGGAGACATCGTGCTGGTGCGCAACGATCCGCGCGACGTGCCGCGCATCTTTGCGTTGAGCCGCGCGACCTATCGGAAAATGGTGCAGAATCTGTGGTGGGCGGCAGGATACAACGTGGTGGCGATTCCGCTGGCAGCGGGCGCGCTGGCGTGGAAGGGTATCGTGCTCAGTCCAGCCGCGGGCGCCGTGCTCATGTCGCTGAGCACGATCATTGTCGCCGTCAATGCACAGCTGCTCCGCAGAGTGAAGCTCTAACGGCAGCCGCGCTCGCCGAGATTCATTTCGTCAGCGGCGTGGATACGCCGAGCTTGAACCCGTCGAGATCCTTGAAGTGGAACATGCGCACGCCCCACGGGCGATCGGCCGGCTCATCCAGGAGCGTCCCTGCCCCGGCAGCCTTGATCCGCGCCGCGGCAGCATCGACATCGGCGGGTCCGTTGACGTTGAGCTGGAGGTAGAGCCCCTGCCCCTTGATGCGGTCCCAGCCCAGCTTGCCGTCATCCTGGTTCAGGATGATCCGAATGTCGCCCGCACTCATGGCGGCGCCGGCGACTTTTCCATCGCGATCGAACGTCTGCGCCACGATGAAGCCTAACACATCGCGGTACCAACGGATCGACGCCTCGACGTTCTTGCAAGTGAGCGAACAACCCATGCCGGTCGCATGAAGGGTCGGCGTGGAGGCGGGTGCTGGCGCAGTCGTGGTCATCGGGGTCCGGAGGTTGAGGTGTGTGGGGCCGGTCGAATGATAACAGCGAACGCGTGTCGCTGCCTTCGAGAAATGACTCCCGGCCCGATCACCCTCGCCGTTACTGTCCCGAGCTTTCACCCAGAGCGACGAGCAGCTCGTCCAGCTGGTCGAACGTCTCGACCATTGCATCGGCTGCTCCGGTGCCGGCAGCGTCGAGCGCTTCCTTCGAAGGATGGCTCTCGCGCAGGACCACGAGCGTCTTGCCGCCCTGCTCGTCGAAAGTCACCGTGGTGACAGGGCCGGCCTCGCCACCTTCCTCATTGGTCCACGCGAGGCGCGAATACGGCTTGACTTCGACATACGTGCCGAAGAACGCGACCGGCTCGGGGCTCGCGTCGAATACCAATCGGTACTTGCCTCCGACACGAGCATCCACCTCGCAGGACAGCAGCGTCATGCCGATCGACTTGGGCACCCACCACCGCTTGAGCAGCTCGGCCTTGGTAAATGCCTCGAACACGATGCGCGCCGGGCCATTGATGGTCCGCGTGACAACCACCTCGCGATCCGACGTCCGTTCTACGGTAGTGCGGTTCTTCACGGGGCCGGGCTTACGTTCGATTTTTGCGTTCATCGCTCTTCTCCTTTCGTGAAAGTTCCTCGACAATCTTGTCCAACTCGTTGAAGCGTTCGTCCCAGCGCCGGCGATACCGCTCGAGCCAGGCCGTCTCGTCTTCCAGGCGGCGCGGGCCCAGCTGGCACTTCCGCACGCGCCCGGCCTTTTTCGTGGTGACGAGCCCCGCCTGCTCCAGCACGCCGACGTGCTTCTTCATGCCCGTGAGCGTCATGTGGAACTTCTCGGCGAGGTCCGTGATCGACGCGTCGGTTCGTCCGAGCTGCTCGAGCACGCCGCGCCGCGTGGCGTCCGAGAGCGCCGCGAACGAGGCATCAAGGCGGGTGGTCGTATACTGAACCATACGGTTCAGTATTTAACGCACGCGGTCGCGGCGCGCAAGGGGTGGCCGCGAAGGACTCGTGAGGCTCGCCGTGGGCATTGACGCCTAACGGGTCAAAATCCGTTGTGTCGGTGTTCGGCGGCCGATGGACCGGCTCGCGCCTTTGGAGGCGCGCAGCTTATGCCACAGCGTTAGCCACCTACAACATCACTCTTGGTCATGAGCGCTGAACATTCGGGTTCGGCTCTGGTGGACGCGTTCGTGCGGCCCGAACGTAAAGCGCGGCTCCGCAGCCTCCTGGCGAGCGCGAAAGGGCGCGCGAAGCTCCGAGTCGGCCTCGCGCACTTCCGCTCGAGGAGGCGCTCGCGTTGGTCGTGGGGCGCGGCATCGGTACATTCCTCTCCTGCATTCCCGGACGGCTGGCGTACTTCGAGGGCGAGGATGCCGGTGCGCGTTTCATTCTCGACCACGCTGGCTAACGAATTCTTCCACCGGACAAGCGCGAGCGGCCTACCATATGGGAGCTCGCCCTGGCAAGCCCTGCTCGGATCAGCGATCATTGCGCATGGCGAGCCGCCGCTGTCTCCTGTCTGCGCTCACGTTTTGGTGCGTCTTGCTCGCGTGGGCGATATGGATCACGCGCGAACCCAAGCATGCTATCGCGTTCGGGTTCGGCGGGGGATGGTTGTTTACCCTGTTCGCCACGCTACTCCAGGACCTTGGGCGCCGGCGGTTTCAGCCGCCGATCGAGCAGCGCGCAATTCGGAGCATCGTTGCCCTGCAAGTCCTTGCTGGCGGAATCACGGCTGCAGGATGGTGGGCGTCCTGGTTTTGCGAGCCGGTCACGTACGTGCTCGCACGACTGGGCTTCTACACGCTGCTGGCGGCGCCGCTCGTCCTCGCGTGGCTATCGGGATTCGTTCACGGCGTGCGTTGAACCGGCGTCCCCGGACTTGACGGTTCCTCGCCCGGAACGAACGCTTCGTTATCTTGCGTGGCCATGAACCCAGACCAACCGCGCATCGTCCGTGCTCCGATCTCACGTTCGGAACTGACGACCCTTGCCGCATCTCGCTTCGGCGACCTCGTCAAGGCGGTCGTCGACATCGCGCGCGGCATCATGGCTGTCAGCGGCGAGTTGCACTCGGATGAAGAAGCCCTCCTGTTGGACGATGGCTCGCAGCAGCACGACCTGTGGGGAATAAACCTCTACCCTGCTGAAGCCGGCGAGGATTGGATCGAGTTTGACTCCGTGATCAACGTGCGCCCCTCACAAAACAATCGCAGCCGATCCGTCGAGGACGAAAACACGCGCGCGACCATCCGGCGTGTCGTCCACACACTGGTGCCGGACGCATGAGCGCCAACACGATGCTCCATGCCGACGCGGCGCGGCGCTGGAACACGCTGGAACTCGTGGAGCAGCTCGCACACGTCGGGAGCGAGGTCGACCGGGCGATCCGAGCGTACAACGCGGGGAATCGTAACCGTTTCGACGGTGCGCTCGCGCGCGCGCTCGAACTGTTCGACTTGACGGCAGCGGACAACCGCTGGCGAGGTGCGCGTCGGCGCGAGATCCTGCGAGCACGATCCGAGTTCTGCCGCCTGTTCTTCGACGAATCGGTCTCTCCGGATTCAGCCGCTGGTCTGTCCCGCTACTTCTTGCACTTCGCGATCGCGGCGCGACGGCACGCACCGTAGTTGGCCCGCTGACACTCACTTCGCGCTCCGACCATGAGACCAAGTGACGCTGTCCTGGTCGCGATTCTGGCCCTGTACTTTCTGGTTGTCCTGCCCGTCGACGCTGTCCTCCTGCGCCGGGCCGGCGCTCGCATCCGCGAACGCCATCCCGCCACGTGGGATGCATTGCGGGTGAAGTCCGTCCACTCGATTGCCTTCGTGCAGTTCGTCCGCGGCAAGCGATACCTGGCACTCGACGACCCTGAACTCACGGCGCTCCTCACGCGGAAACGGCGCTTTGATGTGCTGACGGCGGTCGCGTTCGTTGCCGCGGTCGGCGTGGTCCTCGTCATGCAACGAGCGACGAGGTCGTGAGTACGTGTCGGCGTGGTCACGCGCTTCATCACAGAGTTTCTACCTACTTTGTAGGCAAAAACTCGGTGATGCGCTTGCGGCAGGCAGGTAGGCGCGCAACTGCCAGTCTTTCCTGTCCCTCAGCGCCGAGCCGTTAGGCGAGAGAGTCGGTCTAATGCGCACCGTCCGCGACGGGGGTCTGCGCATTCGCATTCCGACCATACTATAGTAGGGAGCTCCATTTGTTTCTGTCCGGCGATGATTGCCGATGGGCGCCTGAGGCTCGCCTAACGACGTGTCGCCGCGTGGTCGCGGCGAGGTACGGTTTTCGCGGGCTCGCTCCCGACCAGACCGACCAGCGAATCCGAGCGACCATGAAACCTCATCTCGACGTGATCACCTTGGCGGTGCGCGACCTCGAACGGGCCGTCGCGTTCTACCGCGACGGCCTCGGCCTTCCGACGAAGGGCATCGTCGCTACTGAATTCGAGGCAACGGCCGAGGACGCGGCCGGCGCGGCGGCGTTCTTTGAAATGGAGAGCGGCCTCCTGCTCGCGCTCTATCCACGTACGGAGCTCGCCAAAGGAATAGGTGAACGTGCGATACGGGATCGCTCTCTCAGATGGTACGTCCGTCGCCTGTATCGTCAGTTCCAGCATGCTCGGGCCGATCCTGGAGCATCAGGTTGCGCGCCTGTCGTCTCGACACCATTATCGAGGGCCCGACGCCGACCGCTGCGACCGCCGCCGCTGGTTGGGCGTTAGGCGGATGCCACCTTTCGATGAAGATTCGGCCATATGACGACGGCGACTGGACGGAGTGGCTCCGCTTGAGTGTGGCACTCTTCCCTGAGTACTCGGCGGCCACTCATCGAAGCGTGGTATGTCGACCCGGATGCGAGACGCCAGGGGCACGGTCGCACGCTGATAGCGGCAGCTGAAGCGTGGGCGGTGGCCCGTGGCTACAGCGAGATGGCCTCGGACGCGCTGCTGGACAATTCGGTGAGCCACGCCGCGCACAACCAACTGGGCTACGAAGAGGTCGGTCGCGTGGTGCAGTTTCGGAAAGTGCTGCTGGGGTCGCAGCGGGCTGCGCCGTCTAACCAGTACCTGTTCTTCATCTCTAACCACGGGAGCTGATTTTGGACTTGATCGCAAGCACGGCGCTCACCGCGAGCCTCACGCTCGCTGCCGCGGGTTTTCTGCAGGCGCAGGACACGGCCGCCGCGTCCAGCGAAGCCGTCACGCTTCCGTTAGCGCACGGTGAGCTCGCCGGCACGCTCCTCATTCCGCGGCCGACCGGCCCGATGCCTGTCGTGCTCCTGGTCGCCGGATCGGGCCCAACGGACCGCGATGGAAACCAACGAGGCGTTGGCCCGTCGTCGCTCCGGCAGCTTGCCGAAGCACTGGCGACGAAACACATCGCGACGCTGCGCGTCGACAAGCGCGGGGTGGGTGGCAGCGTCTCTGCGGCGCCTTCCGAGGCGGAGCTCCGGTTCGAGATGTTTGCCGATGACGTCGCGGCTTGGCTGCGTTTCCTCTCGAACGACCACCGCTTCTCGAGTGTCATCGTCGCCGGTCACAGCGAGGGCGCCTTACTCGCGCTGCTGGCGCTCCACACCGCTCCCGCGGCCGCCTACATCTCCCTCGAGGGCCCGGCGCGTCCGGCGAACGAAGTGCTCCACGATCAGCTTGTGCCGCGGCTGCCGGCGCCGCTCATGGCGGAAAGCGACACGATACTGGACCGCCTAACGCGCGGCCTCGTCACCGACTCGACGCCACCCGCGCTGGCCGCGCTGTTCCGCCCGAGCGTCCAGCCGTACTTGATTTCCTGGTTTCGATACTCCGGGCAGTCCGAAATTGCTCGGCTTGAGATCCCGTGCCTCATCGTGCAGGGCTCGCATGATCTACAAGTTGCGCCCTCGGAGGCCGATCTGCTCGAGCGCGCCAACCCGCGCTGTCAGATGGCGCGCATCGATGGCATGAACCACGTGCTCAAGCAAACGCCTGCAGACATGGCCGGTCAGATGGCGAGCTACCAGGGACCCGATGTTCCGCTCGCGACAGGACTCGTAGACGCAATTGCGTCGTTCGTGGCCGGACTGCACAAATGAAGGTCCGGCGAAGGCCGCCACTTTCACGTTTCGCTGTCGCCGCACTCGCCCTCGTCGCCTGTAAGAACGACGCCCGCTCTCCGCTCCAGCTGGCCGAGCTCGCCGGAACGTGGACGATGACAGCCACCAATGCCGCGAACGACTCGACACTCGTGACGTACGAGATGACGGCGACCGCCGACACCGCCGGCTGGTCCATTCTGTATCCAAACCACACGACGCCGATCGCACTGCGCGTTCGCACCGATGCCGACAGCATCATCATGGATGCAGGGCCATACGCCAGCACTGCCCGCCAGGACGCGACGGTCACGATTCATGGTGTGCTATACCTGCGCGACGCGAAGCTCGTCGGCACCGAGTCGGCGTACTACAAGGTTGGGTCGACCGAGTCGGTGGTGCACATCAAATTGGCAGGAACGAAGGCCAGGTAGTCATCGCGCCACCACACGCCGCTCGATAGTCTTGATTCATGTCCACAAATACTTAGGTATTGACCTTAGTATGGCCTCGTGATACCTTCCCTCCGTACGACCACGCCACCCAACCAGCCAGCGGTGTCGCAATGATGCAATCCGCAGTCGCCGACGATGTGTTCTATGCCCTGTCCAACTCGACTCGGCGGAAAGTCCTCGAGCACCTGTCATCGGGACCAGCCACGGTCAGCGAGCTGGCAGCGCCGTTCGACATGAAGCTGCCCTCGTTCGTGCAGCACCTGTCGGTGCTCGAGCGGAGCCGGCTGGTGAAATCGACGAAGCGCGGACGGGTCCGGACGTACGAGATCACCCCCGAACGATTCAAGGTCGCCGAGCACTGGCTAACGGAGCGGAGGAAAACGTGGGAAGCCCGGTTAGACCGGTTCGACAGATACGTCAAACACCTCAAGGAACGGGAGTCGACACGATGAGCGCCCAAGCCACGATCGATCCGAAACGTGATTTCGTCATCGAACGCTTCATC
This genomic stretch from Gemmatimonadaceae bacterium harbors:
- a CDS encoding crosslink repair DNA glycosylase YcaQ family protein, which encodes MSSRPITLDDLRRFAIGRSLFAPTTLERALTRFGYVQADPIRAPARAQDLILRHRVTGYRTGDLERLYPTLGVEEDFFLAYGFVTRSIESLMHPRSIRGVPVTPGVPWSRARRAQAERLLEFVRERGCVHPREVAAHFSPRSVRNYWGGSSNATTALLAGMHYRGMLRIQRRDAGIRVYAPHEHGEEPVAAGAIRERVDALARAAVAIYAPLTTKGLTQLVRRLRYAVPQWRNQLTGALERATHQLAHTRVDGVEWYWPPDEHPDHQPVADTVRVLAPFDPVVWDRDRFELLWGWAYRFEAYVPAPERKLGYYALPLQWRDRLIGWGNVSVPNGILESQIRFVGARAPRDAAFARELDAELDRMRAFLGVAG
- a CDS encoding heavy metal translocating P-type ATPase — translated: MFRRKFWIALILTIPAAIWGEMFAHAWGVAPPAFPGSRFIPLVFGTAVFVYGGWVFLQGAWRELVDRRPGMMTLISLAIVVAFAYSVAVTFGARGASLWWELSSLITIMLLGHWMEMRSISRAQGALTELVKLLPNTATRLTDAGLTEDVPIGALRDGDVVLVRPGAAIPADGTVREGRSFVNESMLTGESKPVAKNPGSSVIAGTVNGDGSLRVDVTRTGDRTALAGIMRLVADAQASRSRAQVLADRAALWLTIGALASAAITAAAWVAAGAPGSFVVERVVTVLVIACPHALGLAVPLVVALSTTVAARNGLLVRDRRGLEQARLVTTAVFDKTGTLTLGQHRVVGVQTDGLTENDALRLAAAVEQDSEHPVGRAVLATATDRALALPRAADFRAIPGLGVEATVDGRTVTVGGPNLIRERSLKPAPEMLAFASNAAARGQSVLYLIDGRTVRAAFIVSDAVRPESREAVQLLRDAGIDVAMVTGDSRAAAESVARDLGIDRVFAEVLPAQKVAAIKRLQRDGKRVAMVGDGVNDAPALATADVGIAIGAGTNVAVEAGDIVLVRNDPRDVPRIFALSRATYRKMVQNLWWAAGYNVVAIPLAAGALAWKGIVLSPAAGAVLMSLSTIIVAVNAQLLRRVKL
- a CDS encoding VOC family protein, which translates into the protein MTTTAPAPASTPTLHATGMGCSLTCKNVEASIRWYRDVLGFIVAQTFDRDGKVAGAAMSAGDIRIILNQDDGKLGWDRIKGQGLYLQLNVNGPADVDAAAARIKAAGAGTLLDEPADRPWGVRMFHFKDLDGFKLGVSTPLTK
- a CDS encoding SRPBCC domain-containing protein, which gives rise to MKNRTTVERTSDREVVVTRTINGPARIVFEAFTKAELLKRWWVPKSIGMTLLSCEVDARVGGKYRLVFDASPEPVAFFGTYVEVKPYSRLAWTNEEGGEAGPVTTVTFDEQGGKTLVVLRESHPSKEALDAAGTGAADAMVETFDQLDELLVALGESSGQ
- a CDS encoding metalloregulator ArsR/SmtB family transcription factor — encoded protein: MVQYTTTRLDASFAALSDATRRGVLEQLGRTDASITDLAEKFHMTLTGMKKHVGVLEQAGLVTTKKAGRVRKCQLGPRRLEDETAWLERYRRRWDERFNELDKIVEELSRKEKSDERKNRT
- a CDS encoding DUF5674 family protein, with translation MNPDQPRIVRAPISRSELTTLAASRFGDLVKAVVDIARGIMAVSGELHSDEEALLLDDGSQQHDLWGINLYPAEAGEDWIEFDSVINVRPSQNNRSRSVEDENTRATIRRVVHTLVPDA
- a CDS encoding GNAT family N-acetyltransferase, whose product is MWHSSLSTRRPLIEAWYVDPDARRQGHGRTLIAAAEAWAVARGYSEMASDALLDNSVSHAAHNQLGYEEVGRVVQFRKVLLGSQRAAPSNQYLFFISNHGS
- a CDS encoding alpha/beta hydrolase, whose product is MDLIASTALTASLTLAAAGFLQAQDTAAASSEAVTLPLAHGELAGTLLIPRPTGPMPVVLLVAGSGPTDRDGNQRGVGPSSLRQLAEALATKHIATLRVDKRGVGGSVSAAPSEAELRFEMFADDVAAWLRFLSNDHRFSSVIVAGHSEGALLALLALHTAPAAAYISLEGPARPANEVLHDQLVPRLPAPLMAESDTILDRLTRGLVTDSTPPALAALFRPSVQPYLISWFRYSGQSEIARLEIPCLIVQGSHDLQVAPSEADLLERANPRCQMARIDGMNHVLKQTPADMAGQMASYQGPDVPLATGLVDAIASFVAGLHK
- a CDS encoding metalloregulator ArsR/SmtB family transcription factor, with product MMQSAVADDVFYALSNSTRRKVLEHLSSGPATVSELAAPFDMKLPSFVQHLSVLERSRLVKSTKRGRVRTYEITPERFKVAEHWLTERRKTWEARLDRFDRYVKHLKERESTR